CTGTCAAGCACGTCAAGCGTGGCCATCCCAAGAGCCCGCAAGGCGGACAGCTCCAAATTGAGCGACCGATCGAAGCATCCAACGTGATGCTGTACTGCCAATCCTGTAGCCAAGCCACGCGAGTTGGTCTTCGTTACACGGAAGACGGCAGCAAAGAGCGGTTCTGCAAGAAATGCGACGCCTCCGCTGGCACGATTAGCCCGCCTCGAGCGCGGTACGCCAAGAAATCCTAACGGAAGCAGCGTAGCTGGCCTCCGTTGAAATTGAGTTTGAAGATTTTATCCTGAGTGGTTTGGTCCGAAAGAAATTTGAGTCACGCCATGTCTCAACTGCTGC
This portion of the Thalassoroseus pseudoceratinae genome encodes:
- the rplX gene encoding 50S ribosomal protein L24, with amino-acid sequence MKIQRGDSVIVIAGDSASSTPRSVVQVLDGGKRLVVEGINRAVKHVKRGHPKSPQGGQLQIERPIEASNVMLYCQSCSQATRVGLRYTEDGSKERFCKKCDASAGTISPPRARYAKKS